One window of the Niallia circulans genome contains the following:
- a CDS encoding LysE family transporter, with protein sequence MFSMTILLSYILLGLTLAAPIGPVNSARIDKGIKNGFWHAWIVGFGSMLADGIFMIMVYIGMVHFLEIEIIQIFLWLFGGFILIYTGMESIVGAQHLKLDSLRGKDSLFKCFLTGFIMSITSPLSILFWLGIYGSILAKTAQENGTSSLLIYSSMIFLGLTLWDLIVAALTNGFRRFLTLRTLRGISIISGASLVIFGVYFGYQGMMKLFFSS encoded by the coding sequence ATGTTCAGTATGACCATCTTACTTAGCTATATCTTATTAGGATTAACATTAGCTGCTCCGATTGGTCCAGTAAATTCCGCTAGAATTGATAAAGGAATTAAAAATGGCTTTTGGCATGCTTGGATTGTTGGTTTTGGATCCATGCTTGCAGATGGTATTTTTATGATAATGGTATACATAGGAATGGTTCATTTTCTTGAAATAGAAATCATTCAAATATTTCTTTGGCTATTTGGGGGCTTTATTTTGATTTATACGGGGATGGAAAGTATTGTAGGTGCCCAGCATCTTAAATTGGATTCCCTTCGAGGAAAAGATTCTTTGTTTAAATGTTTTTTAACAGGTTTTATCATGTCTATAACAAGTCCATTATCCATTTTATTTTGGTTAGGCATATATGGCTCGATATTAGCAAAAACGGCCCAAGAAAATGGGACTAGTTCTTTATTGATATATAGCAGTATGATTTTTCTTGGTCTTACTTTATGGGATTTGATTGTAGCTGCTTTAACAAACGGCTTTAGACGTTTTCTTACACTTAGAACTTTAAGAGGCATTTCCATTATTTCTGGTGCTTCCTTAGTTATATTTGGCGTGTACTTTGGTTATCAAGGAATGATGAAATTATTCTTTTCCTCATAA
- the map gene encoding type I methionyl aminopeptidase — protein MIVKSEQDINGLKEIGKIVSIIREELIKNTVPGVTTKELDNLAGKLFAEHGAVSAPQEMYDFPGYTCISVNEEVAHGIPGDRVIQEGDLVNIDVSASKNGYFADTGKSIVVGNGDPKLIKLCEVAQEAFEEGLKCFKPGAKKNRIGKFVYNTAKKNGFTVIKNLTGHGIGTSLHEKPDHILNYFDSWDTELLRDGMVIAFEPFISTGSEEVDEGNDGWTFTTKDKSYVAQYEHTVIITKDKPIITTL, from the coding sequence ATGATAGTAAAAAGTGAACAAGACATTAACGGTTTAAAAGAAATCGGGAAAATCGTAAGCATTATCAGAGAGGAATTAATAAAAAATACAGTACCGGGAGTGACGACAAAAGAATTAGATAATCTGGCTGGAAAGTTATTTGCCGAACATGGTGCGGTTTCTGCCCCTCAAGAAATGTACGATTTCCCAGGATATACTTGTATATCTGTAAATGAAGAGGTCGCTCACGGAATCCCAGGAGATCGTGTCATTCAAGAAGGAGATTTAGTTAATATTGACGTTTCTGCAAGCAAAAATGGATATTTCGCTGATACTGGAAAATCGATTGTAGTAGGAAATGGCGATCCTAAGCTTATTAAACTCTGTGAAGTAGCACAAGAAGCTTTTGAGGAAGGGCTTAAATGCTTCAAACCAGGAGCGAAGAAGAATCGTATTGGAAAGTTTGTATACAACACAGCAAAAAAGAACGGATTTACGGTAATTAAAAACCTGACAGGACATGGAATTGGAACATCTCTTCACGAGAAACCAGATCATATTCTAAATTATTTTGATTCATGGGATACAGAACTGCTTCGAGATGGAATGGTAATCGCTTTTGAACCATTTATATCAACCGGTTCAGAGGAAGTAGATGAAGGAAATGATGGCTGGACATTTACTACTAAAGATAAAAGCTATGTTGCCCAGTATGAGCACACTGTAATTATTACAAAAGATAAACCAATTATAACAACTTTATAA
- a CDS encoding amino acid permease — translation MNTKGKLGLGILISLVVGNMVGSGIFMLPRSLAEVASPAGVILAWLLTGFGVLVTALVFGNLAIRKPKLTGGPQIYAKELFKRGSKKSTLSGFMSTWGYWIGNLAGNVAIITTFAGYLSTFFPILTSEAALINIGSFTLYVGNALTFLVCTILLWGTHWIILNGLENAGKLNILATSAKVIGFMLFIIIALFAFETSNILPFAEPKVNASGHSVGLFGQINSAAITTLWAFIGVESAVVFASRAKKQSDVKKATIIGLLIALAIYIGISTLVMGILSQNELIASQKPLIDAIETVLGPIAGKVLAAIGLISLFGSTIGWIMLSAEVPYAAAKQGIFIPAFLKENKKGIPTFSLVVTNILGQLFIFSTVSKSISQAFDFIIYIATLSYLVPYLISSIFQLKLVMSGETYTSMKSRRVDFVIGIIATIYSIWVIIAGTADIKTFSFGVLLLLSGIFFYNQLNKGTKPE, via the coding sequence ATGAACACAAAAGGAAAATTAGGATTGGGGATATTAATATCCTTAGTCGTTGGAAATATGGTTGGCTCGGGAATATTTATGCTGCCACGCTCATTAGCGGAAGTCGCAAGTCCAGCTGGGGTTATTCTTGCATGGTTATTAACCGGATTTGGTGTGTTAGTTACAGCCTTAGTATTTGGAAATTTAGCTATACGCAAACCAAAATTAACAGGTGGTCCACAAATTTATGCGAAAGAGTTATTTAAACGAGGGTCCAAAAAATCTACTTTATCTGGTTTTATGTCAACATGGGGATATTGGATTGGAAATTTAGCGGGTAATGTTGCCATTATCACTACTTTTGCAGGCTATTTATCCACTTTTTTCCCTATTCTAACAAGTGAAGCAGCATTAATAAATATTGGCTCTTTTACCCTTTACGTGGGAAATGCGTTAACCTTTCTTGTTTGTACCATTTTATTATGGGGAACCCATTGGATCATTTTAAACGGTCTAGAGAATGCAGGAAAATTAAATATACTCGCTACTTCAGCAAAAGTAATCGGTTTTATGCTATTTATTATTATTGCTTTATTTGCATTTGAAACAAGCAATATCCTTCCATTTGCTGAACCTAAAGTAAATGCATCAGGTCATTCGGTTGGTCTGTTCGGACAAATCAACAGTGCAGCTATCACCACATTATGGGCATTTATCGGGGTAGAGTCGGCCGTCGTTTTTGCCTCTCGCGCAAAAAAACAGTCAGATGTTAAAAAAGCAACCATTATTGGACTATTAATTGCATTAGCAATCTATATTGGTATAAGCACACTTGTTATGGGAATTCTTTCCCAAAATGAACTAATTGCTTCGCAGAAACCTTTAATCGATGCGATCGAAACTGTACTGGGACCAATTGCCGGTAAAGTACTAGCAGCTATCGGGTTAATCAGCTTATTTGGCTCTACGATCGGATGGATTATGTTAAGCGCAGAAGTACCTTATGCTGCTGCTAAACAAGGAATTTTTATTCCTGCTTTCTTAAAGGAAAATAAAAAGGGTATTCCAACCTTTTCTTTAGTCGTGACCAATATTTTAGGGCAATTGTTTATTTTCTCCACCGTTTCAAAGAGTATTTCGCAGGCATTTGACTTTATCATTTATATTGCGACATTAAGCTATCTTGTTCCTTATTTAATTTCGTCTATTTTCCAATTAAAATTAGTTATGTCAGGAGAAACGTATACTTCCATGAAATCGAGAAGAGTAGACTTTGTTATTGGTATCATTGCAACGATATATTCTATATGGGTAATTATTGCAGGAACTGCAGATATTAAAACATTTAGCTTCGGAGTACTTTTACTATTAAGTGGAATTTTTTTCTATAACCAATTGAATAAAGGAACTAAACCCGAATAA
- a CDS encoding PadR family transcriptional regulator: MSKSQMLKGVLEGCLLAIISKGEIYGYEMIEKLEAYGFTMISEGSIYPVLLRMKKEELVTVETKASPSGPKRKYYSLADKGTKVLDEFADTWTELATSVHWLLKDIREEK, encoded by the coding sequence ATGTCAAAAAGTCAGATGTTAAAGGGAGTTTTGGAAGGATGTTTACTTGCAATTATATCCAAAGGAGAGATTTATGGTTATGAAATGATTGAAAAATTAGAAGCTTATGGATTTACCATGATTAGTGAAGGAAGTATTTATCCTGTACTTTTACGAATGAAAAAGGAAGAGCTTGTTACAGTAGAAACAAAAGCATCTCCATCTGGTCCAAAGCGCAAATATTATTCTCTTGCGGATAAAGGAACTAAAGTCCTAGATGAATTTGCTGATACGTGGACAGAACTGGCAACAAGTGTACATTGGTTATTAAAAGATATAAGGGAGGAGAAGTAA
- a CDS encoding DUF1048 domain-containing protein: protein MKLSKEAEAFVENLYLYLLTTGKKEKEIKEIVEELTDHLQEAEANGKNISEITGDSPKAYMESLAKEMQTDLIEWGKLLPHVFISLIAYTLIGKVILGENQISLLVGLGSLLISVVMLGMYVVIFRFISSRNVSNKKAFAIIFPLQLLIIGMFIVLMFYGNNYGPVYMIDTVTKQLLFFLIPFVYLCWFAWWSKSWVVFFPVILYLPNLLVKPLPMSEEMKTITSSIIFFVFLFGYFIWIIWQGKKAQKST from the coding sequence GTGAAATTATCGAAAGAAGCAGAAGCTTTTGTGGAAAATTTATATCTATATTTATTAACAACAGGAAAAAAGGAAAAAGAAATCAAAGAGATTGTCGAAGAATTGACCGATCATTTACAAGAAGCAGAAGCAAATGGAAAGAATATATCAGAAATAACGGGAGATTCCCCAAAAGCATATATGGAAAGTTTAGCAAAAGAAATGCAGACAGATTTAATCGAATGGGGGAAACTATTACCACATGTATTTATTAGTTTGATTGCCTATACCTTAATTGGAAAAGTTATTTTAGGCGAAAATCAAATATCTTTATTAGTTGGATTAGGTTCTCTATTGATTAGTGTTGTCATGCTTGGTATGTACGTTGTCATATTCCGTTTCATTTCATCAAGAAATGTCTCTAATAAAAAAGCATTTGCCATAATATTCCCCTTACAATTATTAATTATAGGAATGTTTATTGTGTTAATGTTCTACGGGAATAATTATGGACCAGTATATATGATTGATACGGTAACTAAACAACTACTATTCTTTCTTATTCCTTTTGTTTATTTATGCTGGTTTGCTTGGTGGAGTAAATCATGGGTTGTCTTTTTCCCTGTTATTCTCTATCTTCCAAACCTTCTAGTAAAACCTTTACCTATGTCAGAAGAAATGAAGACTATAACATCATCCATTATTTTCTTTGTATTCTTGTTCGGGTATTTTATCTGGATAATTTGGCAAGGAAAAAAGGCGCAAAAATCTACTTAA
- a CDS encoding GNAT family N-acetyltransferase yields the protein MDYIITEELPPFIKFARLHEDSGLLKNKKGNYTREQLYKAAKNSWYSVSIYNDQKLIAFGRMISDGVYQALICDVMVHPDEQGKGLGKQIIEKLVSKCQQSGIQSIQLFSAKGKHPFYKKLGFIEREQDAPGMSLHL from the coding sequence ATGGATTACATTATAACAGAAGAGCTCCCACCATTCATAAAGTTTGCCCGATTACATGAGGACAGCGGTTTATTAAAAAATAAAAAAGGAAACTATACCCGGGAACAATTGTATAAAGCAGCAAAAAACAGCTGGTACTCTGTTTCTATTTATAATGATCAAAAACTTATCGCCTTTGGTCGCATGATATCAGATGGAGTATATCAAGCATTAATTTGCGACGTAATGGTTCATCCTGATGAGCAGGGCAAAGGATTAGGAAAGCAAATAATTGAAAAGCTCGTATCTAAATGCCAGCAATCAGGTATTCAATCCATTCAATTATTTTCAGCCAAAGGAAAACATCCCTTTTATAAAAAATTAGGATTCATAGAAAGAGAACAAGATGCTCCTGGCATGTCTCTCCATCTTTAA